The window AATACCAGTCGCTCCGCGAGGACAAAGAGGAGTACGAGGCCTACCGCAAGGCCGCCGAACTCGAGGAGAAACGGGCGCAGCTCGCCGAGACCGAGGAGCGGATCGCGGATTTGGAGGACGACCTCGCCGACCGCCAGTCCGAACTCGACGAACGACAGGGCAAGGTCGCCCGGCTCGACGACGACCTCGACGACCTCAACGAGGAGATCGAACGGAAGGGCGAGGACGAACAGCTCGCGATCAAACGCGAGATCGAGGAGATCAAGGGCGAGAAGAGCCGGCTGGAGGACAGGATCGACTCGACCGAGGAGCGGATCGCGGACGCCGAGTCCGAGCGCCGGCAGGCGTTCGTCGAGCTCGACAAGAAACAGGAGGACGTCGAGGAGTTCGAGCGCGACATTCGGAGCCTCAAGGTCGAGAAGTCGGGGATCGCCGCGGACATCGAGGACGAGGAGGCGAAACTCGCGGAGGTCGAAGCCGAGATCGAGTCGGTGGACACCGAGTACGACGAAGTGAAGGCCGACCTCGCCGACCGGCGCGAGGCGCTCGAACGCGCCAAGAGCGAGAAGAACGAGAAACAGCGCGAGCAGGACCGACTGCTCGACGCAGCCCGGCGGCGCTCGACCGAACAGAGCGAGAAGGAGGCCGAGATCGAGGACGCGCGCGAGGGGATCCCCGGGATCGAGGCGGCCATCTCGGACCTCGAGGACGAACTCGAGAAGGCCGAACGCAACGAAGCGAACATCGAGGGCGTCGTCTCGGACCTCGCCGAGGAGAAGCGCGAGCGGAAGGACGACCTCGACGAGGTCGAGGACGAGCTCCGGGCGGCGAAGGAGGAGTACGCGACCCTCGAATCCCGAAACGATAGTAGTGGATCGTCGTACGGCCGGGCGGTCTCGACGGCGCTGAACGCGGGGCTCGACGGGGTGCACGGAACCGTGGCCCAGCTCGGCGGGGTGGCGGGCGAGTACGCGACGGCGTGTGAGACCGCGGCGGGCGGGCGGCTCGCGAACGTCGTGGTGAGCGACGACGGGGTCGGCCAGCGCGCGATCGAACACCTCAAGTCCCGGAACGCGGGTCGGGCGACCTTCCTGCCGATAACGAAGATGCAGCGCCGGTCGCTCCCGAACCGGCCGAATCGCGAGGGAGTCGTCGACTTCGCGTACAACCTCGTCGACTTCCCCGACGAATATGCCGGGATCTTCTCGTACGTGCTCGGCAGCACGCTGGTGGTCGAGGACATGGCGACCGCGCGGGACCTGATGGGCGACTACCGGCTGGTGACGACCGACGGCGATCTGGTGGAGAAGAGCGGCGCGATGACCGGCGGGTCGAAGAGCGGGTCGCGCTACTCCTTCGAGTCCAGCGCGGGCCGGATCGAGCGGGTGGCCGACCGGATCACCGAACTCGAAGAGCAGCGACGCGACGTCCAGGAGGAAGTCCGGGAGATCGAGAGCCGGCTCGACGACGCCCGCGACCGGCGGTCGGCGGCGGCCGACCAGGTCCGGGACATCGAGAGCGAGATCGAGCGCAAGGAGCGCGAGCGCGCGGAGATCGAGTCCCGGATCGACTCGCTCGAAAGCGACATCGAGGAGATCGAGGACGACCGCGAGGCGGTCGACGCGGAGATGAACGAACTCGAGACCGCGATCGCGGGCTACGACGAGGAGATCGCGACCATCGAGGCGGATATCGAGGAGCTGGAGAGCGAGCTCGCGGACTCGGACATCCCGGAGCTCACGAGCGAGGCCGACGAGATCCAGGGGACGATCGACGAGCTCGAAGAGCGGATGGACGACCTCGACGGCGAGCTGAACCAGCTCCAGCTCGAAAAGCAGTACGCCGAGAGTTCGATAGAGAACCTCAACGACAAACTCGAGACCGCCCAGAACCGGAAGGCCGAGGCCGAAGAACGGATCGACGAGCTCGAAACCGCCATCGAAGAACAGGACGAGAAACTCAACGAACGCGAAGCCGCCGTCGAGGACTTGGAGGACGAGCTCGCGGACCTCAAGGCCGAGCGGACGGAGCTGAAGGCCGAACTGAAGGAGGCCACGGCGGCGCGCGACGAGCAGCGCGAGGCGGTGAACGAGGTCGAAGGGAAACTCGACGACCGCCGGGAACGCCGCGAGCGCCTCGGCTGGGAGATCGACGAGCTCGAAAGCGTCGTCGGCGAGTACGACCCCGAGGAGATCCCCGACCACGACGAGGTCGAACGCGAGATCGGTCGGCTCGAAGGCGAGATGGAGGAGCTCGAACCGGTGAACATGCTCGCGATCGACGAGTACGACGCCGTCGCGGACGACCTCGACGACCTCACCGACAAGAAGGCCACCCTGACCGACGAGCGCGGCGGGATCGAGGAGCGGATCGACTCCTACGAGGCCCAGAAGAAGGCGACCTTCATGGAGTCCTACGAGGCGATCAACGACCAGTTCGAGTCGATCTTCGAGCGGCTCTCGGCCGGCTCCGGGACGCTCCACCTCGAAGACCCCGAGGACCCCTTCGAGGGCGGGCTAACGATGAAGGCCCAGCCGGGCGACAAACCCATCCAGCGGCTGGACGCGATGAGCGGGGGCGAGAAGTCGCTCACGGCGCTCGCGTTCATCTTCGCGATCCAGCGCCACAACCCCGCGCCATTCTACGCGCTCGACGAGGTCGACGCCTTCCTCGACGCCGCGAACGCCGAACGCGTCGGCGAGTTGGTGGACGAACTCGCCAGCGACGCCCAGTTCATCGTCGTGAGTCACCGCTCGGCGATGCTCGAACGCTCCGAGCGGGCGATCGGCGTGACGATGCAGGGCGACAACGTCTCCGCGGTGACGGGCATCGACCTCGGGGCGGCGGAGGCCCCGGCGGATGATTGACGCCCCGCCGGAGCGGGCCACCGACGAGGACGAGGTCGAGCCGGTCGAACTCCTCGTCCGGCTGGCCGAGGAGGGCGAGATCGAGCCGTGGGACATCGACGTCGTCTCGGTGACGGACGCCTTCCTCGAACGGCTCGACAGCGCGGACCTCAGGACCTCCGGGCGGGCGCTGTTCTACGCCAGCGTCCTGCTCCGGATGAAGAGCGAGGCGCTGTTGGAGTCCGACGACGAACCCGACCCCGAAGCGGAGATAGAACCGTGGGAGGAGGGTTGGGAGGAACAGCGGGCGGACGGCGAGGACGACCTCGATTTCGACCCGGTAGCCTCGCTCGAAGCCGAGATGGACCGTCGGCTCGACCGCAAGCAGGCGCGGGGGACACCCGAGACCCTGGACGAGTTGGTGAGAGATCTCCGGGAGGCCGAACGCGACTCGTGGTGGAAGGAGTCCAGGACCTACGACACCAGCGGCTCGCCCAAGGGGTTCCAGCGTGGCACCCAGACCCTCGACTATCACTCCGACGACGGGCTCCGGGTCGACGACGAACCCACCGAGTCAGATGTTACGGGTACGGCCCACCACGAGGACATCGAGACCACCATCGCCGACGTCCAGCGCGTGCTCAGAAAGCAGTACGACGCCGGCCGCGACGAGGTGCTCTACACCGAGGTCGAGCTGGCGGGCGGCTCGCGCGTCGAGACGTTCCTGGCACTCCTCTTCCTCTCCCATCGGGGTCACGTCCGGCTCGAACAGGACGACCTCTTCGGCGACCTCTGGGTCCAGAACCCGGCGGCGACCGGGGCCTCCGAGGAAGCGGTCGCCGACTGATCCGATCCGGTCGCCGTCAGTCGTTCGTGGGTCGGTATCGGATCTCGTGGCGGGTTTATTGCCATCGACCTACCGGTGTGAGGTGTAATGGCAGACCCGTTCGGGCGCGCGCTCGCCGACTTCCATCACGACGAACAGGACGAACCGCTGGTCCAGCGCGACGGCGAGTGGGCACGCGAACACCCGGTCGAGGCGTTCTACTTCGGCACGTTCGACGAGACGAACCAGCGGAGCAAGTTCATCGAATCGTGGGTCGACGGACCGGTGCTCGACATGGGCGCGGGCGTGGGGCGCGACGCGCGGTATTTCCAGGACCGCGTCGAGACGGTGGCCATCGAGACCAGCGACGCGCTCGTGGAGACCATGCGCGAGCGGGGAGTCGAGGACGCGCGTCGTGGCGACATGTTCGCGCTCCGCGAGAGCTTCGGCCGCGACCGGTTCCGCTCGGCGTACGCGTGGGGAACCCAGCTCGGTCTCGCCGGTTCGATGGACGGGCTCCGGGAGTTCCTCGGCGACCTCGCGTTCGTCACGACGCCGGACGCCACGGCGACGCTCGACTGCTACGACCCCGAGCGCGTCGAGGACGGCGAGATGCTCGGCTACCGCGCCGATCCGACGCCCGGCCTCGCCTACCGCGTGATGCACTTCGAGTACGAAGGGACCGTGGGCGAGACGCTGTTGTTCAGGCTGTTCGGTCCCGACCGACTCCGCGAGGCGGCGGCGGACACCGACTGGCGCGTGGCCGAGGTCGAGCACACGAACGAGGTTCATTATCTCGCGGCGCTCGAAAAGGCCGGCTGACTCCACCGAAGGGGCGAAACGCCGATTACCCGGCCGCGTTTCGGGCGACTATGGAGGTCGTCGAGGACACCCTGGACGCCGAACTAGAGGATTTTCTGGCTCGACCGCTCTTCTGCCACCTCGGAACCGAATCGTCGGACGGTCCACGGGTCTCTCCGCTCTGGTTCCTCTGGGAGGACGGCGCGCTCTGGATCATCGCGACGCGCTCGAACAAGACCTTCCCCGAACGGATCGAGGCGGACCCGCGAACCGCGGTCTCGATCGTCGATTTCGACCCCGAAACCGGTCGGGTCGAACACGTCGGATTACGTGGCCGCGCGAGCGTCGAACCGTTCGACGGCGACCGGGGCGAACGGCTCCTCACCCAGTACCTCGGTCCCGACGAATCGGCGTGGGACGAGATGTTTCGGGATCTGGACGAGGTCGCCGAGCGGTACGCGTTCGTTCGTTTCGTGCCGGAGACGGTGGTCGAACGCGACCAGTCGTACGCCGGTAGCCTGTCGGGTTGACGCCCGCGTCCGTTACCGCAGGACGAATCCCTAAACTCGTCCGCGCCGGATCGCCACTGTGAGTCAAACATCGGACTCGATGCGAGCCGTACAGGTATCCGAACCCGAGGCCGACTTCGAGGTGGTCGAGCGCGACGTCCCCGAACCGGGCCCCGAGGAGGTTCGCGTCGCGGTCGACGCCTGCGGGGTCTGTCACAGCGACGCCTTCCTGAAGGAGGGCCAGTGGCCGGGCGTCGAGTACCCGCGGACCCCCGGCCACGAAGTGATCGGCCACGTCGACGCGGTGGGCGAGCGCGTCGAGAGCTTCGCCGAGGGCGACCGCGTGGGCGTCGGCTGGCACGGCGGTCACTGCTTCACCTGCGAGCCCTGCCGGCGCGGCGACTTCATCGCGTGTGAGAACGGCGACGTGACGGGCTTCGACCACGACGGCGGCTACGCGGAGTTCCTCACCACGCCCCAGGAGACCCTCGCGCGGGTGCCCGAGGACCTCGACGCCGCCGCGGCCGCACCGCTGCTCTGCGCCGGCGTCACGACCTTCAACTCGCTGCGGAACACCGACGCCGAACCCGGCGACCTCGTCGCGGTCCAGGGGCTCGGCGGCCTCGGTCATCTGGGTGTGCAGTACGCCAGCCGGTTCGGCTTCGAGACCGTCGCGGTCTCGCGCGGCACCGACAAACGCGACCTCGCCTTCGAACTCGGCGCGGACCACTACGTCGACAGCGAGGCCGAGGACCCCGCGGAGGCGCTCACCGATCTCGGCGGCGCGAAGGTCGTGCTCGCGACCGCGCCCCACGCCGACGCGATGGAGTCGGTCGTGGGCGGCCTCGGTGTCGACGGCACGCTGCTCACCGTCGGGGTTCCCGGCGAGCCCCTCTCGGTGCCGGTCCAGCCGCTCGTCACGAGTCGTCAATCCGTCGCAGGGTGGCCCTCCGGCGACGCGCGTGACTCACAGGACACTCTCGAATTCAGCGCGCTCCGTGACGTGGAGTCGATGGTCGAGACCTACCCGCTCGAGGAGGCCGAGGAGGCCTACGAACGCATGATGAACAGCGAGGCACGCTTCCGGGCCGTCATCGAACCCTGACGGAGCGATAGTTCGCGAAAAATCGGCGGTCGTCGGTCGCTCCCTTAGACGTCGTCGGTCTCGCGGTCCTCGTGTTCGCCTTCTTCGATCTCCTCGACGACCTTGTCACAGAACGCCTCCAGGTCGTCGGGGTTGCGGCTGGTCACGAGACCTTCGTCCACCACGACCTCCTCGTCGACCCAGTTTCCGCCTGCATTTCGGATGTCGGTTTCGAGGCTGTGGTAGGAGGTGAGTTCCCGGCCGTCGACCACGTCGGCCTCCACGAGGGTCCACGGGCCGTGACAGATCACCGCGAGGGGTTTCTCGGTCTCGAAGAAGTCGTTGACGAACTCCACAGTCGTATCGTCCGCGCGGAGGGTGTCCGCGCCGACGGTTCCGCCAGGAATTACGAGGCCGTCGTAGTCTTCTACTGTGACCTCGTCGAACGACTTCTCGATCTCGTACGAGCCGGCCGGATCGAGGTCGCCCTCGACGGTCTCGACCTCGCCGGTCTCGATGCCGAGCACGTCGACGCTGCCGCCGGCGTCCTCGACGGCGCTCTTCGGTTCGGTGAACTCGACCTCCTCGCTGCCGCGGGGTGCGAGGACGATACCGACGGACTTGCCTTCGAGTGGATCGGCCATTACATCACGTGAAACGGCCCCGACCGTCCTGAGGGCAAGGCTTGCGCTCGCAAACGGCTCGCTCAGTCGAGGTACTCGCCGATGAAGAGGTCGACGCCATCGCGGACCTCGTCGGGGATCGCCTCGCTCGCGGTGTTGATCGTGCCGTCGAGGGCGTGCTCGCAGTCGCAGTCGCGGTCGTCCGGCATCGTCTCAATCGCCTCCCGAACGACCTCGTTGATGTTGTCCTCGTTGACTTCGGCGTTCTCGAGCACCTCCTCCAGACTCACCTCGCTGTCGTCCTTCCAGACGTCGTAGTCCGTGACGCCGGCGAGGGTGGCGTAGCAGAGCTCGGCCTCGCGGGCGAGTTTGGCCTCGGGGACGGTGGTCATGCCGACCATGTCCCAGCCCTGGGCGCGGTAGAACTCGCTCTCGGCCTTCGTCGAGAACTGCGGGCCCTCGATGCAAACGTAGGTCCCGCCCGCGTGTGCGCCGTCGTCGAGGACGTCGTCGGCGGCCCCGAGGAGGTGCTCGCTCATGTGCGGGCAGTAGGGCTCGGCGAAGCCCATGTGGACCACCATCCGCTCGTCGAAGAAGGTGCTCTGTCGGTGTTTCGTGCGGTCGAAGATCTGGTCGGGAACCACGAGGTTCTGCGGCGGGAGGTCCTCGCGGAGGCTGCCGACCGCGTTGGTCGAGAGCACGCGTTCGGCACCCAGGTCCTTCAGGGCGTAGAGGTTCGCGCGGTAGGGGACCTCCGAGGGTGCGTGCTGGTGGTCGTGGCCGTGGCGCGCGAGGAAGGCGACCGCCTCGCCGTCGAGTTCGCCGATCGTGATCGGGCTAGATGGGGAACCGAAGGGCGTCCCGATGTGCTCGTCGTGGGCGTTGTCGAGGTCGAGCGCCTCGTAGATCCCGCTGCCGCCGATGAGGCCGATCATGC is drawn from Halococcus salsus and contains these coding sequences:
- a CDS encoding class I SAM-dependent methyltransferase, translated to MADPFGRALADFHHDEQDEPLVQRDGEWAREHPVEAFYFGTFDETNQRSKFIESWVDGPVLDMGAGVGRDARYFQDRVETVAIETSDALVETMRERGVEDARRGDMFALRESFGRDRFRSAYAWGTQLGLAGSMDGLREFLGDLAFVTTPDATATLDCYDPERVEDGEMLGYRADPTPGLAYRVMHFEYEGTVGETLLFRLFGPDRLREAAADTDWRVAEVEHTNEVHYLAALEKAG
- a CDS encoding segregation/condensation protein A, with product MIDAPPERATDEDEVEPVELLVRLAEEGEIEPWDIDVVSVTDAFLERLDSADLRTSGRALFYASVLLRMKSEALLESDDEPDPEAEIEPWEEGWEEQRADGEDDLDFDPVASLEAEMDRRLDRKQARGTPETLDELVRDLREAERDSWWKESRTYDTSGSPKGFQRGTQTLDYHSDDGLRVDDEPTESDVTGTAHHEDIETTIADVQRVLRKQYDAGRDEVLYTEVELAGGSRVETFLALLFLSHRGHVRLEQDDLFGDLWVQNPAATGASEEAVAD
- a CDS encoding alcohol dehydrogenase; translation: MRAVQVSEPEADFEVVERDVPEPGPEEVRVAVDACGVCHSDAFLKEGQWPGVEYPRTPGHEVIGHVDAVGERVESFAEGDRVGVGWHGGHCFTCEPCRRGDFIACENGDVTGFDHDGGYAEFLTTPQETLARVPEDLDAAAAAPLLCAGVTTFNSLRNTDAEPGDLVAVQGLGGLGHLGVQYASRFGFETVAVSRGTDKRDLAFELGADHYVDSEAEDPAEALTDLGGAKVVLATAPHADAMESVVGGLGVDGTLLTVGVPGEPLSVPVQPLVTSRQSVAGWPSGDARDSQDTLEFSALRDVESMVETYPLEEAEEAYERMMNSEARFRAVIEP
- the mtnP gene encoding S-methyl-5'-thioadenosine phosphorylase, with the protein product MIGLIGGSGIYEALDLDNAHDEHIGTPFGSPSSPITIGELDGEAVAFLARHGHDHQHAPSEVPYRANLYALKDLGAERVLSTNAVGSLREDLPPQNLVVPDQIFDRTKHRQSTFFDERMVVHMGFAEPYCPHMSEHLLGAADDVLDDGAHAGGTYVCIEGPQFSTKAESEFYRAQGWDMVGMTTVPEAKLAREAELCYATLAGVTDYDVWKDDSEVSLEEVLENAEVNEDNINEVVREAIETMPDDRDCDCEHALDGTINTASEAIPDEVRDGVDLFIGEYLD
- the smc gene encoding chromosome segregation protein SMC, translating into MHIKTLVLENFKSFGRKTRLPFYEDFTTVSGPNGSGKSNIIDAVLFCLGLARTRGIRAQKLTDLIYNPSHDDGQDPSGTREASVEVVLDNAETTLTRAEIESAAGTDNVGDIEEITIKRRVKQTDDNYYSYYYLNGRSVNLSDIQDLLAQAGITPEGYNVVMQGDVTGIISMTAGERREIIDEIAGVAAFDAKKEDAFEELDVVEDRIDEAELRIAEKEERLDQLQDERETALEYQSLREDKEEYEAYRKAAELEEKRAQLAETEERIADLEDDLADRQSELDERQGKVARLDDDLDDLNEEIERKGEDEQLAIKREIEEIKGEKSRLEDRIDSTEERIADAESERRQAFVELDKKQEDVEEFERDIRSLKVEKSGIAADIEDEEAKLAEVEAEIESVDTEYDEVKADLADRREALERAKSEKNEKQREQDRLLDAARRRSTEQSEKEAEIEDAREGIPGIEAAISDLEDELEKAERNEANIEGVVSDLAEEKRERKDDLDEVEDELRAAKEEYATLESRNDSSGSSYGRAVSTALNAGLDGVHGTVAQLGGVAGEYATACETAAGGRLANVVVSDDGVGQRAIEHLKSRNAGRATFLPITKMQRRSLPNRPNREGVVDFAYNLVDFPDEYAGIFSYVLGSTLVVEDMATARDLMGDYRLVTTDGDLVEKSGAMTGGSKSGSRYSFESSAGRIERVADRITELEEQRRDVQEEVREIESRLDDARDRRSAAADQVRDIESEIERKERERAEIESRIDSLESDIEEIEDDREAVDAEMNELETAIAGYDEEIATIEADIEELESELADSDIPELTSEADEIQGTIDELEERMDDLDGELNQLQLEKQYAESSIENLNDKLETAQNRKAEAEERIDELETAIEEQDEKLNEREAAVEDLEDELADLKAERTELKAELKEATAARDEQREAVNEVEGKLDDRRERRERLGWEIDELESVVGEYDPEEIPDHDEVEREIGRLEGEMEELEPVNMLAIDEYDAVADDLDDLTDKKATLTDERGGIEERIDSYEAQKKATFMESYEAINDQFESIFERLSAGSGTLHLEDPEDPFEGGLTMKAQPGDKPIQRLDAMSGGEKSLTALAFIFAIQRHNPAPFYALDEVDAFLDAANAERVGELVDELASDAQFIVVSHRSAMLERSERAIGVTMQGDNVSAVTGIDLGAAEAPADD
- a CDS encoding pyridoxamine 5'-phosphate oxidase family protein, which translates into the protein MEVVEDTLDAELEDFLARPLFCHLGTESSDGPRVSPLWFLWEDGALWIIATRSNKTFPERIEADPRTAVSIVDFDPETGRVEHVGLRGRASVEPFDGDRGERLLTQYLGPDESAWDEMFRDLDEVAERYAFVRFVPETVVERDQSYAGSLSG
- a CDS encoding type 1 glutamine amidotransferase domain-containing protein yields the protein MADPLEGKSVGIVLAPRGSEEVEFTEPKSAVEDAGGSVDVLGIETGEVETVEGDLDPAGSYEIEKSFDEVTVEDYDGLVIPGGTVGADTLRADDTTVEFVNDFFETEKPLAVICHGPWTLVEADVVDGRELTSYHSLETDIRNAGGNWVDEEVVVDEGLVTSRNPDDLEAFCDKVVEEIEEGEHEDRETDDV